Proteins from one Triticum urartu cultivar G1812 unplaced genomic scaffold, Tu2.1 TuUngrouped_contig_6341, whole genome shotgun sequence genomic window:
- the LOC125530471 gene encoding uncharacterized protein LOC125530471 → METEAEWIGGLDEMEAGTAVKGVVLPEHAADLDEMEADADADAGGGATATTEEKECWEYVAEWEYEQALTFRDSWISIWGAKFGSFDQTTDIQPMRYTDAEAPGGYAQPLHSLQIYSIKVAEIRGGLRWPIHVYGMIAARDIVDRNRNIIFDRSRDHCQTLTKEDSCLVMTGPTRPIVMLGAATFEIALKVKEGSTESRDKVLSFLAVPHDNVSYLELSCATDRKYISKLSTLEFTMSQIARSLEATISVQMVDGSSWPHGVRGEFSACTTSMADRKVVLLDSGSEKDVEVGADGMIQLSRRVASVEFTGELKVCVDAWWQGEMKPKKAWKVFKPKKAGRNYGTFNLVGMCKMKVTVAWSLLSYYPVNRPNSPYGSLALLREAEGRTV, encoded by the exons ATGGAGACGGAGGCGGAGTGGATCGGCGGCCTGGACGAGATGGAGGCGGGGACCGCGGTGAAGGGGGTCGTCCTCCCAGAGCACGCCGCCGACCTCGACGAGATGGAggccgacgccgacgccgacgccggGGGCGGAGCGACAGCAACGACTGAGGAGAAGGAGTGCTGGGAGTACGTGGCAGAGTGGGAGTACGAGCAGGCCCTCACCTTCCGCGATAGCTGGATTTCCATCTGGGGCGCCAAATTCGGCTCCTTCGACCAAACCA CCGACATTCAGCCCATGCGCTACACGGACGCGGAGGCTCCAGGGGGCTACGCCCAGCCCCTCCATTCCCTGCAGATCTACTCCATCAAAGTAGCGGAGATCAGAGGGGGCCTGCGTTGGCCCATCCATGTCTATGGTATGATCGCCGCGCGCGACATCGTCGACAGAAACCGCAACATCATCTTCGACCGCTCCAGGGATCACTGCCAAACCCTCACCAAAGAG GATTCGTGCTTGGTAATGACAGGTCCTACCCGTCCTATTGTTATGTTGGGTGCCGCAACCTTTGAGATTGCGCTAAAAGTGAAGGAAGGCAGCACTGAGTCTAGGGATAAAGTATTAAGCTTCTTGGCGGTTCCTCATGACAATGTTAGCTATTTGGAGCTTTCCTGCGCAACAGATAGGAAATACATCAGCAAGCTTAGCACACTGGAGTTTACAATGAGTCAAATTGCTCGCTCCCTGGAGGCGACAATCAGCGTGCAAATGGTCGATGGGTCGTCATGGCCACACGGTGTCCGAGGTGAATTTTCCGCCTGTACCACCAGTATGGCCGACAGGAAAGTAGTTTTACTCGATTCTGGAAGCGAGAAGGATGTGGAGGTTGGTGCAGATGGCATGATCCAGCTATCTAGGCGTGTCGCTTCCGTCGAATTCACCGGAGAGCTGAAGGTTTGTGTGGATGCATGGTGGCAAGGCGAGATGAAACCCAAGAAAGCCTGGAAGGTTTTCAAGCCCAAGAAAGCTGGTAGGAACTATGGCACCTTCAATCTTGTCGGCATGTGTAAGATGAAAGTCACCGTTGCCTGGTCGCTTCTTTCCTACTATCCGGTTAACCGCCCCAATAGTCCTTACGGTTCACTGGCTTTACTCAGGGAGGCAGAAGGACGTACTGTTTAG